The following are from one region of the Salmo trutta chromosome 20, fSalTru1.1, whole genome shotgun sequence genome:
- the tfcp2l1 gene encoding transcription factor CP2-like protein 1 isoform X1 has protein sequence MLFWHNQPEPYHQHSTASYIRDALAPFLKHEEERHATENGAKCSPFQYVLCAATSPAVKQQEETLTYLNQGQSYEIRMLNRKLVEYTDISSKYVKSIVRVVFHDRRLQYTEHQQLEGWRWNRPGDRILDVDTPLSVGVVEPRAHPLQLNTIEFLWDPVKNASVFIQVNCISTEFTPRKHGGEKGVPFRIQIDTFTQNEHGEYLEHMHSSSCQVKVFKPKGADRKLKTDREKIDKKSHQDREKYQSSHETTMLTECSPWPDAPNLGSTNNTPSPVYHSSPTSCSFTDGNSSPIQQGELILSGCSSDHLVPSSSPQDTQLWLQLHRFSPFCRLFSSFSDQFVSDCGSSVNVVGADLLKMSREDLIQICGPSDGIRLFNTIKGRCIQPRLTIYVCQQQPRNQPQTKPGGGEVYHALYLEDLTLGDLSEKIALLYSVTPQQISHIYRQGPTGIHILVSDEMVQNFTEETSFVVNTLKDENNDGYHVVLK, from the exons ATGTTGTTTTGGCACAATCAGCCAGAGCCCTACCACCAGCATTCAACTGCAAGTTATATTCG AGATGCTTTGGCGCCTTTCCTGAAACACGAGGAGGAACGGCACGCAACAGAAAATGGCGCCAAATGTTCTCCTTTCCAATATGTTCTCTGTGCAGCCACCTCGCCCGCTGTAAAACAGCAAGAAGAAACTCTGACTTATCTAAACCAAG GTCAGTCCTACGAAATCCGTATGCTTAACAGAAAACTAGTGGAGTATACAGATATAAGCAGCAAATATGTTAAG AGCATTGTGCGTGTGGTGTTTCATGACCGGCGCCTGCAGTACACAGAACATCAGCAGTTGGAGGGTTGGAGATGGAACAGGCCTGGGGACAGGATCCTGGATGTAG ATACCCCCCTCTCTGTGGGTGTCGTCGAGCCTCGTGCTCACCCACTGCAGCTCAACACTATAGAGTTCCTCTGGGATCCCGTCAAGAACGCATCCGTCTTCATCCAG GTCAACTGCATTAGCACTGAGTTCACCCCTAGGAAGCATGGTGGGGAGAAGGGAGTTCCCTTCCGTATCCAGATAGACACCTTCACTCAGAACGAACATGGAGAGTACCTGGAACATATGCACTCCTCCAGCTGTCAGGTCAAGGTCTTCAAG ccaaaaggagctgatcgtaaaCTGAAGACTGATAGGGAAAAGATTGATAAAAAGTCCCATCAAGACAGGGAGAAATATCAATCCTCTCATGAAACCACCATGCTTACCGAG tgttccccCTGGCCTGATGCCCCAAATCTCGGTAGCACTAACAACACTCCTTCCCCAGTCTACCACAGCTCCCCCACCTCATGTAGCTTTACTGATGG CAACAGCTCTCCAATCCAGCAGGGGGAGCTGATTCTGTCCGGCTGCTCTTCTGAT CACCTTGTGCCATCGTCCTCACCGCAGGACACGCAGCTGTGGCTCCAGCTTCACAGGTTCTCGCCTTTCTGTAGGCTCTTCTCCAGCTTCTCAG ACCAGTTTGTAAGTGACTGTGGATCTTCTGTGAATGTTGTAGGCGCTGACCTGTTGAAGATGAGCAGAGAGGACCTGATCCAAATCTGTGGTCCGTCAGATGGCATCCGGCTGTTCAACACCATCAAAGGAAG GTGTATACAGCCCCGCCTCACCATCTATGTGTGTCAACAACAACCCAGGAATCAACCACAGACAAAGCCCGGGGGGGGAGAGG TGTACCATGCTCTATACCTGGAGGACCTGACACTGGGGGACCTCTCAGAGAAGATAGCTCTCCTTTACAGTGTAACTCCCCAGCAGATCAGCCACATCTACAGACAAGGACCCACAGGGATACACATACTGGTCTCTGATGAG
- the tfcp2l1 gene encoding transcription factor CP2-like protein 1 isoform X2, producing MLFWHNQPEPYHQHSTASYIRDALAPFLKHEEERHATENGAKCSPFQYVLCAATSPAVKQQEETLTYLNQGQSYEIRMLNRKLVEYTDISSKYVKSIVRVVFHDRRLQYTEHQQLEGWRWNRPGDRILDVDTPLSVGVVEPRAHPLQLNTIEFLWDPVKNASVFIQVNCISTEFTPRKHGGEKGVPFRIQIDTFTQNEHGEYLEHMHSSSCQVKVFKPKGADRKLKTDREKIDKKSHQDREKYQSSHETTMLTECSPWPDAPNLGSTNNTPSPVYHSSPTSCSFTDGNSSPIQQGELILSGCSSDHLVPSSSPQDTQLWLQLHRFSPFCRLFSSFSGADLLKMSREDLIQICGPSDGIRLFNTIKGRCIQPRLTIYVCQQQPRNQPQTKPGGGEVYHALYLEDLTLGDLSEKIALLYSVTPQQISHIYRQGPTGIHILVSDEMVQNFTEETSFVVNTLKDENNDGYHVVLK from the exons ATGTTGTTTTGGCACAATCAGCCAGAGCCCTACCACCAGCATTCAACTGCAAGTTATATTCG AGATGCTTTGGCGCCTTTCCTGAAACACGAGGAGGAACGGCACGCAACAGAAAATGGCGCCAAATGTTCTCCTTTCCAATATGTTCTCTGTGCAGCCACCTCGCCCGCTGTAAAACAGCAAGAAGAAACTCTGACTTATCTAAACCAAG GTCAGTCCTACGAAATCCGTATGCTTAACAGAAAACTAGTGGAGTATACAGATATAAGCAGCAAATATGTTAAG AGCATTGTGCGTGTGGTGTTTCATGACCGGCGCCTGCAGTACACAGAACATCAGCAGTTGGAGGGTTGGAGATGGAACAGGCCTGGGGACAGGATCCTGGATGTAG ATACCCCCCTCTCTGTGGGTGTCGTCGAGCCTCGTGCTCACCCACTGCAGCTCAACACTATAGAGTTCCTCTGGGATCCCGTCAAGAACGCATCCGTCTTCATCCAG GTCAACTGCATTAGCACTGAGTTCACCCCTAGGAAGCATGGTGGGGAGAAGGGAGTTCCCTTCCGTATCCAGATAGACACCTTCACTCAGAACGAACATGGAGAGTACCTGGAACATATGCACTCCTCCAGCTGTCAGGTCAAGGTCTTCAAG ccaaaaggagctgatcgtaaaCTGAAGACTGATAGGGAAAAGATTGATAAAAAGTCCCATCAAGACAGGGAGAAATATCAATCCTCTCATGAAACCACCATGCTTACCGAG tgttccccCTGGCCTGATGCCCCAAATCTCGGTAGCACTAACAACACTCCTTCCCCAGTCTACCACAGCTCCCCCACCTCATGTAGCTTTACTGATGG CAACAGCTCTCCAATCCAGCAGGGGGAGCTGATTCTGTCCGGCTGCTCTTCTGAT CACCTTGTGCCATCGTCCTCACCGCAGGACACGCAGCTGTGGCTCCAGCTTCACAGGTTCTCGCCTTTCTGTAGGCTCTTCTCCAGCTTCTCAG GCGCTGACCTGTTGAAGATGAGCAGAGAGGACCTGATCCAAATCTGTGGTCCGTCAGATGGCATCCGGCTGTTCAACACCATCAAAGGAAG GTGTATACAGCCCCGCCTCACCATCTATGTGTGTCAACAACAACCCAGGAATCAACCACAGACAAAGCCCGGGGGGGGAGAGG TGTACCATGCTCTATACCTGGAGGACCTGACACTGGGGGACCTCTCAGAGAAGATAGCTCTCCTTTACAGTGTAACTCCCCAGCAGATCAGCCACATCTACAGACAAGGACCCACAGGGATACACATACTGGTCTCTGATGAG
- the tfcp2l1 gene encoding transcription factor CP2-like protein 1 isoform X3, translating to MYPPFPETVNTQVTPQPSSFHFGGWAGAIFEDLSIVRVVFHDRRLQYTEHQQLEGWRWNRPGDRILDVDTPLSVGVVEPRAHPLQLNTIEFLWDPVKNASVFIQVNCISTEFTPRKHGGEKGVPFRIQIDTFTQNEHGEYLEHMHSSSCQVKVFKPKGADRKLKTDREKIDKKSHQDREKYQSSHETTMLTECSPWPDAPNLGSTNNTPSPVYHSSPTSCSFTDGNSSPIQQGELILSGCSSDHLVPSSSPQDTQLWLQLHRFSPFCRLFSSFSDQFVSDCGSSVNVVGADLLKMSREDLIQICGPSDGIRLFNTIKGRCIQPRLTIYVCQQQPRNQPQTKPGGGEVYHALYLEDLTLGDLSEKIALLYSVTPQQISHIYRQGPTGIHILVSDEMVQNFTEETSFVVNTLKDENNDGYHVVLK from the exons ATGTATCCTCCATTTCCTGAAACTGTCAACACACAGGTGACTCCTCAACCCTCTTCTTTCCACTTCGGGGGTTGGGCGGGTGCCATCTTTGAAGACTTG AGCATTGTGCGTGTGGTGTTTCATGACCGGCGCCTGCAGTACACAGAACATCAGCAGTTGGAGGGTTGGAGATGGAACAGGCCTGGGGACAGGATCCTGGATGTAG ATACCCCCCTCTCTGTGGGTGTCGTCGAGCCTCGTGCTCACCCACTGCAGCTCAACACTATAGAGTTCCTCTGGGATCCCGTCAAGAACGCATCCGTCTTCATCCAG GTCAACTGCATTAGCACTGAGTTCACCCCTAGGAAGCATGGTGGGGAGAAGGGAGTTCCCTTCCGTATCCAGATAGACACCTTCACTCAGAACGAACATGGAGAGTACCTGGAACATATGCACTCCTCCAGCTGTCAGGTCAAGGTCTTCAAG ccaaaaggagctgatcgtaaaCTGAAGACTGATAGGGAAAAGATTGATAAAAAGTCCCATCAAGACAGGGAGAAATATCAATCCTCTCATGAAACCACCATGCTTACCGAG tgttccccCTGGCCTGATGCCCCAAATCTCGGTAGCACTAACAACACTCCTTCCCCAGTCTACCACAGCTCCCCCACCTCATGTAGCTTTACTGATGG CAACAGCTCTCCAATCCAGCAGGGGGAGCTGATTCTGTCCGGCTGCTCTTCTGAT CACCTTGTGCCATCGTCCTCACCGCAGGACACGCAGCTGTGGCTCCAGCTTCACAGGTTCTCGCCTTTCTGTAGGCTCTTCTCCAGCTTCTCAG ACCAGTTTGTAAGTGACTGTGGATCTTCTGTGAATGTTGTAGGCGCTGACCTGTTGAAGATGAGCAGAGAGGACCTGATCCAAATCTGTGGTCCGTCAGATGGCATCCGGCTGTTCAACACCATCAAAGGAAG GTGTATACAGCCCCGCCTCACCATCTATGTGTGTCAACAACAACCCAGGAATCAACCACAGACAAAGCCCGGGGGGGGAGAGG TGTACCATGCTCTATACCTGGAGGACCTGACACTGGGGGACCTCTCAGAGAAGATAGCTCTCCTTTACAGTGTAACTCCCCAGCAGATCAGCCACATCTACAGACAAGGACCCACAGGGATACACATACTGGTCTCTGATGAG